From Priestia aryabhattai, one genomic window encodes:
- the rsfS gene encoding ribosome silencing factor produces the protein MTERELLSLVVEAADDKKAIDIVALNMEGISLVADYFVICHGNSDKQVQAIAREIKEKAHEHGISMKRLEGFEQAKWVLVDLGDVVVHIFHKDERGYYNLERLWGDAPFVSSEELQL, from the coding sequence ATGACTGAACGTGAATTGCTATCTCTTGTTGTAGAAGCAGCAGATGATAAAAAAGCAATAGATATCGTAGCGTTAAATATGGAAGGAATCTCACTGGTGGCAGATTATTTTGTTATTTGTCACGGTAACTCAGATAAACAAGTCCAGGCAATCGCTCGTGAAATTAAAGAAAAAGCACACGAACATGGCATTTCTATGAAGCGTTTAGAAGGATTTGAGCAGGCTAAATGGGTTCTTGTTGACCTTGGAGATGTTGTGGTTCACATTTTCCATAAAGATGAACGCGGATATTATAACTTAGAACGCTTATGGGGAGATGCACCATTTGTAAGTTCAGAAGAGCTACAGCTATGA
- a CDS encoding helix-hairpin-helix domain-containing protein has product MTFLKKQWLIGCICLAVGLAFYIYRTGGEKPESSLQTSDMIKAESSATKKEGESSNQVISNQDSPFVMVDIKGAVQKPGVYQLPKDARVKDALAQAGGATKEADLRQLNLASKLQDEMAVYIPAAGEEIPPSSPVSSMSSSGTSNNQPLVNINTANTDELQTLNGIGPSKASAIVSYREENGLFQTVEDLGQVSGIGEKSLEKIKAQITVQ; this is encoded by the coding sequence TTGACTTTTTTAAAAAAACAATGGCTAATTGGGTGTATTTGCTTAGCAGTTGGATTGGCTTTTTATATCTATCGGACAGGTGGAGAGAAACCGGAAAGTTCTCTTCAAACCTCGGATATGATAAAGGCAGAATCTTCCGCTACAAAAAAAGAAGGAGAGTCGTCTAATCAAGTAATTTCAAACCAAGATTCCCCGTTTGTTATGGTGGATATTAAAGGAGCTGTTCAGAAGCCTGGTGTGTACCAGCTTCCGAAAGATGCAAGGGTAAAAGATGCTTTAGCACAAGCCGGAGGTGCTACGAAAGAAGCAGACTTAAGACAGCTCAATTTAGCTAGCAAGCTACAAGATGAAATGGCTGTTTATATTCCAGCTGCTGGAGAAGAAATCCCGCCTTCATCTCCTGTTTCTTCAATGTCTTCCTCAGGAACTTCAAATAATCAGCCCCTTGTTAATATCAATACGGCGAACACTGATGAACTTCAAACGTTGAATGGGATTGGACCTTCAAAAGCGAGTGCCATCGTTTCATATCGAGAGGAAAATGGCTTGTTTCAAACGGTAGAGGATTTGGGGCAAGTATCAGGTATTGGCGAGAAGTCGCTAGAAAAAATTAAAGCTCAAATTACGGTACAGTAG
- a CDS encoding nicotinate-nucleotide adenylyltransferase, which yields MKSIGILGGTFNPPHLGHLMMANEVLHALKLDEIWFMPSYIPPHKTIKEPIEPYHRLQMLKLAIKEHDQFTLQPIEFERKEPSYTYDTMRILTEKYPTYQFHFIIGADMVEYLPKWYEIDELVNLVTFVGVKRPGYTITSPYPIKEVEVPQFDVSSSFIRERVVKKETIRYFIPSGVKQYIEENQLYESN from the coding sequence TTGAAGAGTATTGGAATTTTAGGTGGAACATTCAATCCGCCTCATTTGGGGCATTTAATGATGGCGAATGAGGTTTTGCATGCCTTAAAATTAGATGAGATATGGTTCATGCCGTCGTATATTCCACCTCATAAAACAATCAAAGAGCCTATTGAGCCATATCATCGTTTACAGATGCTAAAGCTAGCTATTAAAGAACATGATCAATTTACCCTGCAGCCGATTGAATTTGAGCGCAAAGAGCCTTCATATACATATGATACGATGAGAATACTAACAGAGAAATATCCAACGTATCAGTTTCATTTCATCATTGGTGCTGATATGGTAGAATATTTGCCGAAGTGGTATGAAATTGATGAATTAGTCAATTTGGTTACATTTGTAGGTGTAAAGCGCCCGGGGTATACCATTACGTCCCCTTACCCAATAAAAGAAGTAGAAGTTCCACAGTTTGATGTCTCCTCTTCCTTTATTCGCGAACGAGTAGTAAAGAAAGAAACAATTCGTTATTTTATACCTTCTGGTGTTAAACAATATATTGAGGAGAACCAATTATATGAATCGAACTGA
- the comER gene encoding late competence protein ComER codes for MNIGFIGTGNMGKILIDAFIESKAVRPSKITIMNRTKKRAKEIQQQHKKIHVADTAEEVVHASKVIFICVKPLDIHPLLIKLEPLLTKDHCIVSITSPISVEQIERLIPSQAARIIPSITNRALAGVSLFTFGERCTPFYQNYLHELFSSMSKPVAIDQTITRVSSDIVSCGPAFFSFLLQRFIDAAVQETNISEEEATVMASDMIIGMGKLLEKEIFTLPTLQDKVCVKGGVTGEGIKVLEAELGEMFVHVFQKTHEKFDEDIELVHNQFDSLIP; via the coding sequence GTGAACATAGGGTTTATCGGAACAGGAAACATGGGGAAAATATTAATTGATGCGTTTATTGAATCAAAAGCCGTACGTCCTTCTAAAATTACTATTATGAATCGCACAAAAAAAAGAGCCAAAGAGATTCAACAGCAGCATAAAAAAATTCATGTTGCTGATACAGCTGAAGAAGTTGTTCACGCATCCAAAGTCATTTTTATTTGTGTTAAGCCATTGGATATTCACCCCCTTTTAATAAAATTAGAACCACTGCTGACAAAAGATCACTGCATCGTATCCATTACCAGTCCAATCAGCGTAGAACAAATCGAACGCCTCATTCCGAGTCAAGCAGCTAGAATTATCCCTAGCATTACGAATCGGGCATTAGCAGGTGTTTCTCTTTTCACCTTTGGAGAAAGATGTACGCCTTTTTACCAAAATTATTTACATGAATTATTTTCATCTATGTCAAAACCTGTAGCCATTGATCAAACGATTACGCGTGTATCATCCGATATCGTAAGCTGCGGTCCTGCATTTTTCAGCTTTTTACTTCAACGCTTTATTGATGCAGCAGTTCAAGAAACAAATATTTCTGAAGAAGAAGCTACCGTCATGGCCAGTGATATGATTATTGGAATGGGAAAACTATTGGAAAAAGAAATATTTACGCTCCCTACCTTACAGGATAAAGTATGCGTAAAAGGTGGTGTAACCGGAGAAGGTATTAAAGTTTTAGAAGCTGAACTCGGAGAGATGTTTGTTCACGTATTTCAAAAAACACATGAAAAATTTGACGAAGACATTGAGCTTGTTCACAATCAGTTTGATAGTCTTATTCCATAA
- the yhbY gene encoding ribosome assembly RNA-binding protein YhbY has translation MLTGKQKRFLRSKAHHLNPIFQVGKGGVNENMIGQIADALEARELLKVSILQNCDEDRDTVAARLTKGTKAELVQVIGNTIVLYKESRENKQLMLP, from the coding sequence ATGTTAACAGGTAAACAAAAACGTTTTTTACGTTCAAAAGCACATCATTTAAATCCAATTTTCCAAGTGGGAAAAGGTGGAGTCAATGAAAATATGATTGGTCAAATTGCTGATGCATTAGAAGCAAGAGAATTATTAAAAGTGAGCATTCTGCAAAACTGTGATGAAGATCGTGACACGGTTGCTGCTCGATTAACAAAAGGAACAAAAGCAGAGCTTGTACAAGTGATTGGAAATACAATTGTGTTATACAAAGAATCACGCGAAAATAAGCAACTAATGCTGCCATAA
- a CDS encoding ComE operon protein 2 yields the protein MNRISWDQYFMAQSHLLALRSTCERLAVGATVVRDKRIIAGGYNGSISGGVHCADEGCYVIDGHCVRTVHAEVNALLQCAKFGVKTEDAEVYVTHFPCLNCCKALIQAGIKTVYYANDYKNHPYAVELFQQAGVKTAKVELDEAIIDLKSKEKLQFVTDVLARLEKSGEDEAEVMNLQREALALFTAN from the coding sequence ATGAACCGGATTTCATGGGATCAATATTTTATGGCACAAAGCCATTTGCTAGCTTTGAGAAGCACTTGTGAACGTCTAGCTGTTGGGGCTACAGTTGTACGTGATAAACGTATTATAGCTGGAGGATATAACGGCTCGATCAGCGGAGGGGTGCATTGTGCTGACGAAGGCTGTTATGTGATTGATGGACACTGTGTAAGAACTGTCCATGCAGAAGTGAATGCACTGCTACAGTGTGCTAAGTTTGGCGTAAAAACAGAAGATGCGGAAGTATACGTCACGCATTTTCCTTGTTTAAATTGCTGTAAAGCCCTTATTCAAGCAGGAATTAAAACAGTATATTATGCTAATGATTACAAAAATCATCCGTATGCTGTTGAGTTATTTCAACAGGCGGGAGTGAAAACAGCAAAAGTTGAACTTGATGAAGCAATCATTGACTTAAAAAGTAAAGAGAAGCTTCAATTTGTGACGGATGTTCTCGCTCGTTTAGAAAAAAGCGGAGAGGACGAAGCAGAAGTGATGAATTTACAGCGTGAAGCTCTCGCTTTGTTTACGGCAAATTAA
- the yqeK gene encoding bis(5'-nucleosyl)-tetraphosphatase (symmetrical) YqeK gives MNRTDALEIVKKQLTERRYIHTVGVMETAIELAKRFEADEKKAELAAIFHDYAKFRPKEEMKQIIIDQNMNPSLLEYNTELWHAPVGAFLVRNEVGITDKEVLDAIAYHTSGRPGMTLLEKIVYVADYIEPGRRFPGVDEVRELAKTDLDAALIQSLKNTISFLMTKHQAVYPDTMMTYNDLILGGQTHD, from the coding sequence ATGAATCGAACTGATGCATTAGAAATCGTAAAGAAACAGTTAACAGAACGTCGTTATATTCATACTGTGGGGGTAATGGAAACAGCAATTGAATTAGCTAAGCGTTTTGAAGCAGACGAAAAAAAAGCAGAACTGGCTGCTATTTTTCATGACTATGCCAAATTTCGTCCAAAGGAAGAGATGAAGCAAATTATTATTGATCAAAACATGAATCCTTCTTTGTTGGAATACAATACAGAATTATGGCATGCTCCAGTAGGCGCGTTTTTAGTGAGAAATGAAGTAGGGATTACGGATAAGGAAGTATTGGATGCAATTGCTTACCATACATCCGGAAGACCTGGTATGACGTTACTTGAAAAAATTGTGTACGTTGCTGATTATATCGAACCTGGAAGGAGATTTCCAGGTGTTGATGAAGTGCGTGAGTTAGCTAAAACCGACTTAGATGCAGCACTTATTCAATCATTAAAAAATACTATTTCTTTTTTAATGACCAAACATCAGGCCGTTTATCCCGATACGATGATGACATATAATGATTTAATCTTAGGAGGTCAAACACATGACTGA
- a CDS encoding class I SAM-dependent DNA methyltransferase, with product MSRYGEFAYVYDQLMADVPYDDWTEFFNQQVAKAKTKPASILDLACGTGELSVRFAKEGFSVVGVDLSDDMLMVAQEKAAEEGVTLSLFQQNMAELELLKEFDCVVIFCDSLNYLQSDKEVQETIQRVYKHLKPGGLFIFDVHSVHKMQHVFGNQSFSYVDEDVSYIWNCAYNDTDIRVEHDITFFAYDEEIDAYHRFDEVHAQRTWSIDHYQLWLSEAGFINVEVSADFKTSKPTSNSERIFFSAQKKEAE from the coding sequence ATGAGCAGGTACGGAGAATTTGCCTACGTATATGATCAGCTAATGGCAGACGTTCCGTATGACGATTGGACTGAATTTTTTAATCAGCAGGTAGCAAAAGCGAAAACAAAGCCTGCTAGTATATTAGATCTTGCCTGCGGCACGGGAGAACTCTCCGTTCGATTTGCAAAAGAAGGTTTCTCAGTAGTCGGCGTTGATTTGTCTGACGATATGCTTATGGTAGCTCAGGAAAAGGCAGCAGAGGAAGGGGTAACGCTATCTCTTTTTCAGCAAAACATGGCAGAACTTGAGTTATTGAAAGAGTTTGACTGTGTAGTAATCTTTTGTGATTCTTTGAACTATTTGCAAAGTGATAAAGAAGTTCAAGAAACCATTCAACGTGTATATAAGCACTTAAAACCGGGTGGGCTCTTTATATTTGATGTTCATTCGGTGCACAAGATGCAGCATGTATTTGGAAATCAATCCTTTTCTTACGTAGATGAAGACGTGTCATATATTTGGAATTGCGCCTATAACGATACGGATATCCGCGTAGAGCATGATATTACGTTTTTTGCTTATGATGAGGAAATCGATGCATATCATCGATTTGATGAGGTGCATGCTCAGCGCACTTGGTCGATTGATCATTATCAATTATGGCTGAGCGAAGCTGGTTTTATAAATGTAGAAGTAAGTGCAGATTTCAAAACGAGTAAGCCTACTTCAAACAGTGAGCGCATCTTTTTCTCTGCGCAAAAAAAAGAAGCCGAGTAG